The following nucleotide sequence is from Actinomycetota bacterium.
AAGTTGGACAGGGCCAGGGCGGGCAGCACGATGGCCAGCACGGAGTACGCCCCGTAGGCCGTCCCGAACCGCCGGAACACCCTGGGCAGGAAAGCCACGGCCAGCACGGTCATGGCCGGGTGGGACATGTAGACGGCCCAGGCGAACGGGCTGCGGAAGTCGCGAACTTCGTCCCACACGTCGAACTTGAGGTAGGTGCCCAGCCCGTCCTGGAGGCCCCAGCCCCGCTGGGCGTCGACGAACGTGAGCGGGCTGCCGAACGCCGCCCACAGGTAGACGGCGAAGGCCCCGATGCCGGCGGCCGACAGGAGGACCCCGAGGTCGGCGGGCCGCAGCCGGCCCACGTCGACGGCCCACCGTCTCCCTGGGGGCCGGGCCAGCCCGCCTCGCCGTTCCAGCGCCCGCAGGACCAACCCGGCGCACACGGCGATCCCCACGTGGCGGGTGGCGGTGGCCACCGCTCCGGCCACGCCGGCCCACACCGGGTGGCCCCGCTCCAGCAGGAGGAAGGCGGCCAGGATGGACGCCATGAACAGGGCCTCGACGTACACCGCCCCGGCCAGGAAGAACGAGAACGGGTAGAGCAGGAAAAGGGCCAGGGCGGTGGCCGCGGCCGCGGGCGCCAGCCGTTCCCGGGCCCAGGTCGAGAACAGGACGGCGGAGGCCGCGCCGCAGGCCACGGTGACGACGATCCCGGCCAGCAGCAGGTTGCCGGTGGCCGGCGACAGCAACCGCATGGCCAGGGGGTAGGCCGGGAAGAAGGCGGCCGAGCTGGGTTCGCCCGGTACGTAGGAGTAGCCGTTGCGGGCCACGTCGTGGAACCAGGCCGAATCCCACTGCACCCACCCCGACAACCAGGGCTGGCCTGGGAAGGCGATGACCTTGGG
It contains:
- a CDS encoding mannosyltransferase family protein; its protein translation is GAAGGGAAAGGRLHWGAALVYLAVATVLFAVVGLSVAHLPWSDNPKVIAFPGQPWLSGWVQWDSAWFHDVARNGYSYVPGEPSSAAFFPAYPLAMRLLSPATGNLLLAGIVVTVACGAASAVLFSTWARERLAPAAAATALALFLLYPFSFFLAGAVYVEALFMASILAAFLLLERGHPVWAGVAGAVATATRHVGIAVCAGLVLRALERRGGLARPPGRRWAVDVGRLRPADLGVLLSAAGIGAFAVYLWAAFGSPLTFVDAQRGWGLQDGLGTYLKFDVWDEVRDFRSPFAWAVYMSHPAMTVLAVAFLPRVFRRFGTAYGAYSVLAIVLPALALSNFFGMGRYVIPAFPCFAAAGEWLSERPRLRAPVLAVSAAGLVVTTSFFARGVYLA